One segment of Streptomyces sp. NBC_00576 DNA contains the following:
- a CDS encoding alpha/beta fold hydrolase: protein MGYVAGRHTTRFVTAGGIRLAYECSGQGEPVLMIMGSGSAGHAWTMHQTPALHAAGYSTVVFDHRGIPPSDAPPGKYSLLDMTADTRGLIEALDLAPCRIVGTSLGAMIAQELAIGHPELVRCAVLVATRARADAARRAQTRAETALVESGVRLPAGYEAASTVFRMFSPATLNDDSAVTTWLDIFELSGGGAAQARHAWADIAGDRRPALRRVTAPCRVVTFADDLITPPHLGTEVAEAIPGCDLVEISGCGHLGYLERPDVLNAAIIEFLDNH from the coding sequence ATGGGCTACGTTGCGGGCCGACACACCACGCGCTTCGTCACTGCGGGCGGGATCCGGCTGGCCTACGAGTGTTCCGGGCAGGGCGAGCCGGTGCTCATGATCATGGGATCGGGCTCGGCCGGCCATGCCTGGACGATGCATCAGACACCGGCGCTGCATGCGGCGGGCTATTCCACGGTCGTCTTCGACCACCGCGGCATTCCGCCCTCCGACGCACCTCCCGGCAAGTACTCACTCCTGGACATGACCGCCGACACCAGAGGCCTGATCGAGGCGCTGGACCTGGCGCCGTGCCGGATCGTCGGCACTTCGCTGGGGGCGATGATCGCGCAGGAGTTGGCGATCGGCCATCCGGAGCTCGTGCGGTGCGCGGTGCTCGTGGCCACCCGGGCCCGTGCGGACGCCGCGCGGCGGGCCCAGACCCGGGCGGAGACGGCTCTGGTGGAGAGCGGGGTGCGACTGCCTGCCGGGTACGAGGCAGCCTCGACGGTGTTCAGGATGTTCTCGCCGGCGACGCTCAATGACGACTCCGCCGTGACCACCTGGTTGGACATCTTCGAGTTGTCCGGGGGCGGGGCGGCGCAGGCCCGGCACGCATGGGCCGACATCGCCGGCGACCGCCGCCCGGCGCTGCGCCGGGTGACCGCCCCCTGTCGGGTCGTCACCTTCGCCGATGACCTCATCACTCCGCCGCACCTGGGAACGGAGGTCGCCGAGGCCATCCCCGGCTGCGATCTCGTCGAGATCTCCGGCTGCGGGCACCTCGGGTATCTCGAACGGCCCGACGTGCTCAACGCGGCGATCATCGAATTTCTCGACAATCACTGA
- a CDS encoding ABC transporter ATP-binding protein: MGLTKKYGRRGKLALSDVNLTVPAGRVIGLVGPNGAGKSTLLHLACGLTEPTSGSLTVLGARPAASASHLARVGFVAQNTPVYGSFTVAEHIKLGAKMNPNWDPVLAERRISQVGLNPAQKAGQLSGGQRAQLALTIAAAKRPELLIFDEPAAALDPLARKGFLHNLMEFVLELGASAVLSSHLLGDVEQVCDYIIVLCDSRVQVAGDTRDLLAEHARLVVPRGEFDRPPTGVEVISIEHSGKHSSAVVRTTTAPEALPYQAESITLEELVLAYMTRAAVPAARAEAAAWGAAR; the protein is encoded by the coding sequence GTGGGCTTGACGAAGAAATACGGTCGCCGCGGCAAGCTGGCCCTGAGCGACGTGAACCTCACCGTTCCCGCCGGCCGTGTCATCGGCCTGGTCGGCCCGAACGGGGCGGGTAAATCGACTCTGCTACACCTGGCCTGCGGGCTGACCGAGCCGACGTCCGGGTCCCTGACCGTGCTGGGGGCCCGTCCGGCGGCCAGCGCGTCGCATCTGGCCCGGGTGGGGTTCGTCGCGCAGAACACGCCGGTGTACGGCTCGTTCACCGTGGCCGAGCACATCAAGCTCGGCGCGAAGATGAATCCGAACTGGGACCCGGTCCTGGCCGAGCGGCGCATCAGCCAGGTGGGGCTGAACCCCGCGCAGAAGGCGGGGCAGCTCTCGGGTGGTCAGCGAGCGCAGCTGGCGCTGACCATCGCGGCGGCCAAACGTCCCGAGCTGCTGATCTTCGACGAGCCGGCCGCGGCCCTGGACCCCCTGGCCCGCAAGGGGTTCCTGCACAACCTGATGGAGTTCGTCCTGGAGCTCGGCGCCAGCGCCGTGCTCTCCTCGCACCTTCTCGGTGACGTCGAACAGGTATGTGACTACATCATCGTGCTGTGCGACTCGCGGGTACAGGTCGCCGGCGACACCCGGGACCTGCTGGCCGAGCACGCCCGACTGGTCGTGCCCCGCGGCGAGTTCGACCGTCCGCCCACCGGGGTCGAGGTGATCTCCATCGAGCACAGCGGCAAGCACAGCAGCGCGGTCGTCCGCACCACCACCGCACCCGAGGCGCTGCCCTACCAGGCAGAGTCCATCACGCTGGAGGAACTCGTCCTCGCCTACATGACCAGAGCCGCCGTACCCGCCGCCCGGGCCGAGGCCGCAGCTTGGGGGGCCGCACGATGA
- a CDS encoding amino acid adenylation domain-containing protein — MPRQDLRDLMSGQLGIWYAQQLEPQSSVYNIAEYVEIRGDVDVELLVSALRYALDEAETYRLRFRLEGGAPGQYVDDLLEHPVHVADLSAEDDPRAAAETWMSADMDRPVDILAGPLCAHAVFRLGPDHVVWYQRAHHIVLDGTSLSTFAARVADVYTALAAGRQPTDGALKPLSVLLNADSSYLRSAEYERDQRFWRETLADPPNLGGAGERQARHLPRRPMLHVHTSDAAEAAELRAAARRLRISLAGLALSAAALYRQRSTGARDVVLGVPVTGRTTRGELGVPGMTSNVVPLRLAVDRGITVAELLRRTSSAVFDCLRHQRYPYGNILADQGLVGRSSLRDLSVNLMFLHRPLRFADAPATRTGLSSGPIDDVTIDVYDQAGGGLQTIVQTNPDLHAPESGAGVSRRFRAVLRRLAEAPADKFVDRIDALDEDQRRHVLVTWNRTETGASDQTVLSLFEAHAARDPDAVAVVCGTSGITYRELDARAARLARLLRGYGIGRESVVALCLPRGPQLLTAILAAWKAGAAYLPMDPEHPAERARHTLTESRAAVLVATGETLDDLRVGDIAVIDPDGPETTAAGAQEPQTPSPALLPDQLAYVMFTSGSTGVPKGVAVTHRGLANYAMWAAEFFRIRPGDRSPLHSSMAFDLALTGVLVPLMCGGTVEISPEGGAEGLAALMRARAGDRFGLVKMVPGHLPLLAEMLTADEQASAARRLVVGGEALPGAHVRAWRDNAPDTVVVNHYGPTETVVGCCVFEIAAGQPVGDQVPIGRPIANTRLYALDDALNPVPVGVLGELYVAGAGLARGYARRAGLTSERFVACPFGPAGQRMYRTGDLVRWTAQGQLEFAGRVDDQVKISGYRVEPAEIEAAIARHPTVARVAVVPRTQPGGPQRLVAYVVPTRGTDVDARELRAFTARALPAHMVPATVRALETMPLTANGKVDRRALPAPDFVTSDRAPRTPRKTILCGLFAEVLGLARVGVDDDFFALGGHSLPATRLISRIRATLGAEVPMKALFAAPTVSALDAWLDEGGPVRPAVRPSPRPDPLPLSPAQRRLWFLHYTEGPSATYNVPLALRITGHLDRTALQAALGDVVGRHQVLRTVFPDVDGVPHQRVLTPEEARPRLETSRGSGPGRLEAAARYAFDLSRELPLRAEVLTEGPQEHVLVLVVHHIAGDAWSMGPLARDLATAYAARSQGRAPHWPDLPVQYADYTLWQRRLLGEESDPDSLLGRQIRYWQDQLADLPVRLELPADRPRPAVASHHGALLPFRLEPSLHQALTRLAQERGATLFMVLHAAVAALLTRLGAGTDIPLGAPIAGRTDEALDDLAGCFVNTLVLRADTSGNPAFTDLLQQVRGTDLAAYEHQDVPFEHLVEVINPERSPAHHPLFQVSLSLQNVSPRAFELPGLDTRLEPVGTGTARFDLMINLTDSHSPSGAPAGVEGMVEYATDLLDAGTVQTLLDRLVRLLEQVADDPGRHLNDLDLLTADERHRLSAQVDTPAAEIPEATLPELFEAQVARTPQAVAVSMGDVALSYAELEARADRLARGLAGRGVGPESVVGVFMARSVDVVVAMVAVGKAGGAYLPLDPDYPAERVAFVLADAGARCVVTTAEYASSLPEGVTAVVVDGAEIESTTGLDRLAPLLPSHPAYVIYTSGSTGRPKGVLVPHRNVVALFAAAREVLDFGAGDVWSWFHSLAFDFSVWELWGALLHGGRVVVVPFEVSRSPGEFAELLERERVTVLSQTPSAFYQLMEAQSHRAGALHDLRVVVFGGEALEPARLAGWWERLGGAGPRLVNMYGITETTVHVTHHDLGPDESTDGSVIGRGLPGLSVYVLDEWLRPVPVGVTGELYVAGAQVARGYMGRPGLTGERFVGCPFGVAGGRMYRSGDRARWAADGRLVFAGRADEQVKIRGFRIEPGEVSAVLAAHPDVVQAAVIARDDALGGTRLIGYVVPADGCDGVLDAVRGFAVERLPSYMVPSAFVELETLPLTVNGKLDRRALPEPDHAGAGAGRAPVTAQEELLCQAFAEVLGLPVVGVDDDFFALGGHSLLATRLIARIRASLREELPIEELFATPTPAALAAWLAEHGGRTRSTRPALRPMR, encoded by the coding sequence ATGCCTCGACAGGACCTTCGGGACCTGATGTCCGGCCAACTGGGCATCTGGTACGCCCAGCAGCTCGAACCGCAGAGCTCCGTGTACAACATCGCCGAGTACGTGGAGATCCGCGGTGACGTGGACGTCGAGCTACTCGTGTCGGCGCTGCGGTACGCCCTGGACGAGGCCGAAACCTATCGGCTGCGGTTCCGGCTGGAAGGCGGGGCGCCCGGACAGTACGTCGACGACTTGCTGGAGCACCCCGTCCACGTCGCCGACCTCAGCGCCGAGGACGACCCGCGCGCGGCGGCCGAGACGTGGATGTCGGCCGACATGGATCGCCCGGTGGACATCCTCGCCGGCCCCCTCTGCGCGCACGCCGTGTTCCGACTCGGGCCGGACCACGTCGTCTGGTACCAGCGCGCCCACCACATCGTCCTCGACGGGACCAGCCTCTCGACGTTCGCCGCCCGCGTGGCCGACGTCTACACGGCACTCGCGGCCGGACGGCAGCCCACGGACGGCGCACTGAAGCCGCTGTCCGTGCTGCTGAACGCGGACAGCTCCTATCTCCGGTCCGCGGAATACGAGCGTGACCAGCGGTTCTGGCGCGAAACGCTGGCGGACCCGCCAAACTTGGGCGGTGCGGGAGAAAGACAGGCCCGGCACCTGCCCAGGCGGCCCATGCTGCATGTGCACACGAGCGATGCGGCCGAAGCCGCCGAACTGAGAGCAGCCGCACGCCGGTTGCGCATCAGCCTCGCAGGGCTGGCCCTCTCGGCCGCTGCCCTGTACCGACAGCGCTCCACCGGCGCGCGGGACGTCGTCCTCGGCGTCCCCGTCACCGGGCGCACCACCAGGGGGGAACTCGGTGTCCCTGGCATGACCTCCAACGTGGTGCCGCTCCGGCTGGCCGTCGACAGGGGCATCACCGTCGCCGAACTCCTGCGGCGGACCTCGAGCGCGGTGTTCGATTGCCTGCGTCACCAGCGTTACCCGTACGGGAACATCCTCGCCGACCAAGGACTCGTCGGCCGCAGCTCGCTGCGCGACCTGAGCGTCAACCTGATGTTCCTGCACCGGCCACTGCGGTTCGCGGACGCCCCCGCTACCCGGACCGGCCTGTCGAGCGGCCCGATCGACGATGTCACGATCGACGTGTACGACCAGGCGGGCGGTGGCCTCCAGACGATCGTGCAGACCAACCCCGACCTGCACGCCCCGGAGTCGGGAGCCGGTGTCTCCCGGCGGTTCCGTGCGGTGCTCCGCCGACTGGCCGAGGCACCGGCCGACAAGTTCGTCGACCGGATCGACGCCCTGGACGAGGACCAGCGGCGACACGTGCTCGTGACCTGGAACCGCACCGAGACCGGCGCGAGCGATCAGACCGTCCTGAGCCTCTTCGAGGCGCACGCCGCCCGTGACCCGGACGCGGTGGCGGTGGTGTGCGGCACGTCGGGGATCACCTACCGGGAGCTGGACGCGCGGGCCGCACGGCTGGCCCGGCTGCTGCGCGGGTACGGCATCGGCCGCGAGTCGGTGGTCGCGCTGTGCCTGCCACGCGGCCCGCAGCTGCTGACGGCGATTCTGGCGGCCTGGAAGGCCGGAGCGGCGTATCTGCCGATGGACCCCGAACATCCTGCCGAGCGGGCGCGGCACACCCTCACAGAGAGCCGGGCGGCCGTGCTGGTCGCCACGGGCGAGACCCTCGACGACCTGCGCGTGGGCGATATCGCGGTCATCGACCCGGACGGCCCGGAAACGACCGCCGCCGGGGCCCAAGAGCCGCAGACACCGTCCCCGGCCCTGCTGCCCGACCAACTGGCCTACGTGATGTTCACCTCGGGATCGACCGGCGTCCCGAAAGGGGTCGCGGTCACACACAGGGGCCTGGCCAACTACGCGATGTGGGCGGCCGAGTTCTTCCGGATTCGCCCCGGGGACCGCTCGCCCCTGCACTCCTCGATGGCCTTCGACCTGGCGCTGACCGGCGTACTGGTGCCGCTGATGTGCGGCGGCACCGTGGAGATCAGCCCCGAGGGCGGCGCGGAAGGACTGGCTGCGCTGATGCGAGCACGCGCCGGTGACAGGTTCGGCCTGGTCAAGATGGTGCCAGGACACCTGCCGCTGCTCGCCGAGATGCTCACGGCCGACGAGCAGGCCTCGGCGGCGCGGCGGCTGGTGGTCGGCGGTGAGGCACTACCCGGGGCCCACGTACGGGCCTGGCGGGACAACGCGCCGGACACGGTGGTGGTCAACCACTACGGGCCGACCGAGACGGTGGTCGGCTGCTGTGTGTTCGAGATCGCCGCCGGGCAACCAGTGGGCGACCAGGTGCCGATCGGACGACCCATCGCCAACACTCGCCTGTACGCGCTGGACGACGCGCTCAATCCGGTACCCGTCGGCGTGCTGGGGGAGCTGTATGTCGCCGGCGCCGGACTGGCCCGTGGCTACGCACGACGCGCCGGACTGACCTCGGAACGATTCGTGGCCTGCCCGTTCGGGCCGGCCGGACAGCGGATGTACCGCACCGGCGATCTGGTGCGGTGGACCGCCCAGGGGCAGCTCGAGTTCGCCGGCCGGGTCGACGACCAGGTCAAGATCAGCGGATACCGGGTCGAGCCCGCGGAGATCGAGGCCGCCATCGCCCGGCACCCGACGGTGGCCAGGGTGGCGGTGGTGCCCCGGACGCAACCCGGCGGCCCTCAGCGGCTGGTGGCCTATGTGGTCCCCACCCGAGGAACGGACGTCGACGCGCGGGAACTGCGCGCTTTCACCGCACGTGCCCTGCCGGCGCACATGGTGCCCGCGACGGTGAGGGCACTGGAGACCATGCCCCTCACGGCGAACGGGAAGGTCGACCGGCGCGCGCTCCCGGCACCCGACTTCGTCACCTCCGACCGCGCGCCGCGCACCCCGCGGAAGACGATCCTGTGCGGGCTGTTCGCCGAGGTACTGGGCCTGGCACGGGTGGGCGTCGACGACGACTTCTTCGCCCTTGGCGGGCACTCGCTGCCGGCCACCCGGCTCATCAGCCGCATCCGGGCCACCCTGGGCGCCGAGGTGCCGATGAAGGCACTGTTCGCAGCGCCCACGGTGTCGGCCCTGGACGCCTGGCTGGACGAAGGAGGCCCAGTACGGCCGGCCGTGCGGCCGTCGCCGCGCCCGGACCCCCTGCCCCTCTCCCCGGCACAGCGCCGCCTGTGGTTCCTGCACTACACGGAGGGCCCGTCGGCGACCTACAACGTTCCACTGGCACTGCGGATCACCGGGCATCTGGACCGGACAGCACTCCAGGCGGCGCTGGGCGATGTGGTGGGCCGGCACCAGGTCCTGCGTACCGTCTTCCCGGACGTGGACGGGGTGCCCCACCAGCGGGTCCTCACTCCGGAAGAGGCCCGTCCACGGCTGGAGACGTCGCGGGGGAGCGGGCCCGGGCGACTGGAGGCCGCCGCGCGGTACGCCTTCGACCTCAGCCGAGAGCTGCCGCTGCGGGCCGAAGTGCTGACTGAGGGGCCGCAGGAACACGTGCTGGTGCTGGTCGTGCACCACATCGCGGGCGACGCCTGGTCGATGGGCCCGCTGGCGCGTGACCTGGCCACCGCCTACGCCGCCCGCAGCCAGGGCAGGGCACCGCACTGGCCGGACCTGCCGGTGCAGTACGCGGACTACACCCTGTGGCAGCGTCGGCTGCTGGGAGAGGAGAGCGACCCGGACAGCCTGCTCGGACGCCAGATCCGCTACTGGCAGGATCAGCTGGCCGATCTGCCGGTACGGCTGGAGCTGCCGGCCGACCGGCCGCGTCCGGCGGTGGCGTCCCACCACGGCGCCCTGCTGCCGTTCCGTCTGGAGCCGTCCCTGCACCAGGCGCTGACGCGACTCGCCCAGGAGCGGGGGGCCACCCTGTTCATGGTGTTGCACGCCGCCGTTGCGGCACTGCTGACCCGGCTGGGCGCCGGCACCGACATCCCGCTGGGCGCCCCGATCGCCGGGCGCACCGACGAGGCCCTCGACGACCTCGCCGGCTGCTTCGTCAACACGCTGGTCCTGCGGGCCGACACCTCCGGGAACCCGGCCTTCACCGACCTCCTCCAGCAGGTCCGCGGGACCGACCTGGCCGCCTACGAGCACCAGGACGTTCCCTTCGAACACCTGGTGGAGGTGATCAACCCCGAACGCTCCCCGGCACACCACCCCCTGTTCCAGGTCAGCCTCAGCCTTCAGAACGTCTCACCCCGGGCCTTCGAACTCCCCGGCCTCGACACCCGGCTGGAGCCGGTCGGCACCGGCACCGCCCGCTTCGATCTGATGATCAACCTCACCGACAGCCACTCCCCGAGCGGGGCACCGGCCGGCGTGGAAGGAATGGTCGAGTACGCGACAGACCTCTTGGACGCCGGTACGGTCCAGACCCTCCTGGACCGGCTCGTCCGCCTGCTGGAGCAGGTGGCCGACGACCCCGGCCGGCACCTGAACGACCTGGATCTGCTGACCGCCGACGAGCGGCACCGGTTGTCGGCCCAAGTCGACACCCCTGCCGCCGAGATACCCGAAGCGACGCTGCCGGAGCTGTTCGAGGCGCAGGTGGCGAGGACACCGCAGGCGGTCGCCGTCTCGATGGGTGACGTGGCCTTGTCGTATGCGGAGTTGGAAGCCCGTGCTGATCGGCTGGCGCGTGGTCTGGCCGGGCGGGGAGTGGGCCCGGAGTCGGTCGTCGGTGTGTTCATGGCGCGGTCGGTCGATGTGGTGGTGGCGATGGTGGCGGTGGGGAAGGCGGGTGGTGCGTATCTGCCGCTGGACCCGGACTATCCGGCCGAGCGGGTCGCGTTCGTGCTGGCGGACGCGGGTGCGAGGTGTGTCGTCACGACGGCGGAGTACGCGTCGAGCCTGCCGGAGGGCGTGACGGCCGTCGTGGTCGACGGCGCGGAGATCGAGTCGACGACCGGCTTGGACCGGCTTGCTCCGTTGCTGCCGTCCCACCCGGCGTATGTGATCTACACGTCGGGCTCCACCGGACGGCCCAAGGGTGTGCTGGTGCCGCACCGGAACGTGGTGGCGTTGTTCGCCGCTGCCCGGGAGGTGCTGGACTTCGGTGCGGGTGATGTGTGGAGCTGGTTCCACTCGCTGGCTTTCGACTTCTCCGTTTGGGAGTTGTGGGGTGCGTTGCTGCATGGCGGGCGGGTGGTGGTGGTGCCGTTCGAGGTGTCGCGGTCGCCGGGGGAGTTCGCGGAGCTGTTGGAGCGCGAGCGGGTGACGGTGCTGAGTCAGACGCCTTCGGCGTTCTACCAGCTGATGGAGGCTCAGTCGCACCGTGCCGGTGCGCTGCACGACCTGCGGGTGGTGGTGTTCGGCGGTGAGGCGCTGGAGCCGGCGCGGCTGGCCGGCTGGTGGGAGCGGTTGGGCGGGGCCGGGCCCCGGCTGGTGAACATGTACGGCATCACCGAGACCACGGTGCATGTCACGCACCACGATCTCGGGCCGGACGAGAGCACGGACGGCAGTGTGATCGGGCGGGGTCTGCCGGGGCTGTCGGTGTATGTGCTGGATGAGTGGCTGCGGCCGGTCCCGGTGGGCGTGACCGGTGAGTTGTATGTGGCCGGGGCGCAGGTCGCGCGGGGCTACATGGGCCGCCCGGGGCTGACCGGTGAGCGGTTCGTCGGGTGTCCGTTCGGTGTGGCGGGGGGCCGGATGTACCGGTCGGGTGACCGGGCCCGGTGGGCTGCGGACGGTCGGCTGGTGTTCGCGGGGCGTGCGGATGAGCAGGTGAAGATCCGTGGGTTCCGGATCGAGCCGGGTGAGGTGTCGGCCGTGCTGGCGGCGCACCCGGACGTGGTCCAGGCCGCGGTGATCGCGCGCGACGACGCCCTGGGCGGAACGCGGTTGATCGGCTACGTCGTGCCCGCCGACGGCTGCGACGGTGTCCTGGACGCGGTGCGCGGGTTCGCGGTGGAGCGGTTGCCGTCGTACATGGTGCCCTCGGCGTTCGTGGAGCTCGAGACCCTGCCCTTGACGGTCAACGGCAAGCTGGACCGCAGGGCGCTGCCGGAGCCGGACCACGCCGGCGCGGGTGCCGGACGCGCCCCGGTCACGGCTCAGGAAGAGCTGCTGTGCCAGGCGTTCGCCGAGGTGCTGGGGCTGCCGGTGGTCGGGGTCGACGACGACTTCTTCGCCCTCGGCGGGCACTCCCTGCTCGCGACCCGGCTCATCGCCCGCATCCGTGCCTCACTGCGTGAAGAACTGCCGATCGAGGAACTGTTCGCGACTCCTACACCGGCCGCACTCGCGGCCTGGCTCGCCGAGCACGGCGGCCGAACCAGGAGCACCAGGCCGGCGCTGCGCCCGATGCGCTGA
- a CDS encoding ABC transporter ATP-binding protein produces the protein MTPGHDPTMGTIGLRVEGLVEPQPVKPGTFKRIIPYAMRHRRSLAIVMLATIVDSVIMVSIPLMLKMIVDDGIVPGEASVVFGLAGLIAGLALLNVVAIYLQAWFSGRVGQGLIFDLRTKVFTHIQRQPVAFFTRTQTGSLVSRINTDIVGAEHALTTLLSQSLSTVLTLILVLGAMLYLSWPITVVALVMIPLFFIPGKVIARRMERLARSGMQNDAELGSMMTERFNISGAMLVKLYGRPEQESAEFAKKASLVRDIAISMDVHARLLFILVSLLTTITTALVYGFGGWFVIEGQLQIGTLVAMVALLLMLYSPINQLTNIQSDVMTALVSFDRVFEVLDLEPLITERPGARALPDRASVNGNGHATAPHVEFDSVAFRYPNAEEVSLPSLELLPLRKTEHGPSALVLNDVSFHAPAGRLTALVGPSGAGKTTITHLVPRLYDATSGTVRIGGHDVRQLTLDSLQSTVGVVTQDAHLFHDTIRANLMYARPDATEREVVEACDAARIWPTISQLPDGLDTVVGDRGYRLSGGEKQRLAIARLLLKSPPIVVLDEATAHLDSESELAIQRALKTALTGRTSLVIAHRLSTIQDADQILVIDEGRIQERGTHDQLLTSGGLYAELYRTQFAHQQGHGEPAESTAAGNGNRALD, from the coding sequence GTGACCCCAGGACACGACCCGACCATGGGCACGATCGGATTGCGCGTCGAGGGGTTGGTGGAACCTCAGCCGGTCAAGCCCGGCACGTTCAAGCGCATCATTCCCTACGCCATGCGCCACCGCCGGTCACTGGCCATCGTGATGCTGGCGACGATCGTCGACTCGGTGATCATGGTGTCGATCCCGCTGATGCTCAAGATGATCGTCGACGACGGCATCGTCCCCGGCGAGGCATCGGTCGTGTTCGGTCTCGCCGGGCTCATCGCGGGCCTCGCCCTGTTGAACGTGGTGGCGATCTACCTGCAGGCCTGGTTCTCCGGCCGTGTCGGCCAGGGGCTCATATTCGACCTGCGCACCAAGGTGTTCACGCACATTCAGCGTCAGCCGGTGGCGTTCTTCACCCGCACACAGACCGGGTCGCTGGTCAGCCGGATCAACACCGACATCGTCGGCGCGGAGCATGCCCTGACAACGCTGCTGTCGCAGTCGCTGTCGACCGTGCTGACCCTGATCCTGGTGCTCGGCGCGATGCTCTATCTGTCGTGGCCGATCACCGTGGTGGCGCTGGTCATGATCCCGCTGTTCTTCATCCCGGGGAAGGTCATCGCCCGGCGGATGGAGCGGCTGGCCCGCAGCGGCATGCAGAACGACGCCGAGCTGGGCTCGATGATGACCGAGCGGTTCAACATCTCCGGCGCGATGCTCGTCAAGCTCTACGGCCGCCCCGAGCAGGAGTCCGCCGAGTTCGCCAAGAAGGCGAGTCTCGTCCGCGACATCGCCATCTCGATGGACGTCCACGCACGTCTGCTGTTCATTCTCGTCAGCCTGCTCACCACGATCACCACCGCCCTGGTCTACGGCTTCGGCGGCTGGTTCGTCATCGAGGGCCAGTTGCAGATCGGCACGCTGGTGGCCATGGTCGCGCTGCTGCTGATGCTGTACAGCCCCATCAACCAGCTGACGAACATCCAGAGCGACGTCATGACCGCGCTGGTCAGCTTCGACCGCGTCTTCGAAGTGCTGGACCTCGAACCGCTCATCACCGAGCGGCCCGGCGCCCGCGCGCTGCCGGACCGGGCTTCGGTGAACGGGAACGGGCACGCCACGGCGCCCCACGTCGAGTTCGACAGCGTGGCCTTCCGTTACCCCAACGCCGAGGAAGTGTCCCTGCCCTCCCTGGAGTTGCTGCCGCTGCGCAAGACCGAACACGGCCCGAGCGCGCTGGTCCTGAACGACGTGAGCTTCCACGCCCCGGCCGGGCGGCTCACCGCGTTGGTCGGGCCGTCCGGTGCGGGCAAGACCACCATCACCCATCTGGTGCCGCGGCTCTACGACGCCACGTCCGGAACGGTGCGGATCGGCGGCCACGACGTCCGTCAACTGACCCTCGACTCCTTGCAGAGCACGGTCGGCGTCGTCACACAGGACGCGCACCTGTTCCACGACACGATCCGGGCCAACCTGATGTACGCGCGTCCGGACGCCACCGAACGCGAGGTCGTCGAGGCGTGCGACGCGGCGCGGATCTGGCCGACGATCTCCCAGCTGCCCGACGGTCTCGACACGGTCGTCGGTGACCGCGGCTACCGGTTGTCCGGCGGGGAGAAGCAGCGGCTGGCCATCGCCAGACTCCTGCTCAAGTCGCCGCCGATCGTCGTCCTGGACGAGGCGACCGCGCACCTGGACTCCGAGTCCGAACTGGCCATCCAGCGGGCGCTCAAGACCGCCCTGACCGGCCGTACCTCACTGGTCATCGCGCACCGGCTGTCCACCATCCAGGACGCCGACCAGATCCTCGTCATCGACGAGGGGCGCATCCAGGAACGCGGCACCCACGACCAACTGCTCACCAGCGGCGGGCTCTACGCCGAGCTGTACCGCACGCAGTTCGCCCACCAGCAGGGCCATGGCGAACCGGCCGAAAGTACGGCCGCCGGCAACGGGAACCGTGCTTTGGACTGA
- a CDS encoding acyl carrier protein gives MSASDLPTTRPTPEKIRSWLVERVAYYAQLPAEEIDADVPLAHYGLDSVYAFALCGDIEDSLGVVVEPVLLWDVDTITALTAHLAEPTSD, from the coding sequence TTGTCTGCTTCCGACCTTCCAACAACCCGGCCGACACCCGAGAAGATCCGCTCCTGGCTGGTCGAACGCGTCGCGTACTACGCCCAGTTGCCCGCCGAGGAGATCGACGCCGACGTCCCCCTGGCGCACTACGGGCTGGACTCGGTGTACGCCTTCGCCCTCTGCGGAGACATCGAGGACAGCCTCGGTGTCGTCGTCGAGCCCGTCCTGCTCTGGGACGTCGACACCATCACCGCGCTCACCGCCCATCTCGCCGAACCGACATCCGACTGA